TTTTCACCATCTTCAAATATTGACTTTAGATATAATTTAACTTTGTCTGAAAATCTCACATGCTTCCTTTCTTTTTTTAAGGCCCAACCTTGTTGTTCTTTGGCTATATCTTGTGAGATATTTGGTTGAGAAGCATCAGTTcgattaaaattcaatatttcagACAAGTTTATACAAGCATCATACCATCTGAGCTTAATCTTGTCATAAGTTGACATTTGTTGTAGATCATAGTTGTGATCACCAATCAAACAATGCATATGCATATCCATAAATGAGGTAAAGGTCTGAACACAACCTTCTTGACAACTGAAACCATCACCTGCAGAACTCTGCTTTATGGATCCTTCCACCTTCATTGGAGGTTTAAAATCAGCTAACACTTTCAATGACCtgaaaaaagtttataaaattcaaattcatctttttataaaaataaatcatgattatagtcattatacatgtatgtattttaataaaacatgatTGTGTGAACAGAAACATGACCAATATGGTCTCAAGTCATTAATTGCTATTTATCatattggtttttgttttaaCAGTTGTTATTATATGAAACGTCACATATATATAATGTCAAACTATCTAAACAGAATGATTTTTGTCAATAGTTTAAGGTTGTACTGTGACATGTAACTGCTTACATCAACACCATTATCATCATTTGGTAGATTGTGGATAGTGGTCCATGaattgattttgtgtcatgaattttAATACCCAAATCCATTCTTTTGAATTACTAATTCACTTAAAATGGGGACCCATTGTTTTCATGCTATAAAACACCATAGACAAATAATCTATTATCCAAATCAATGTCAGGATAGGCATATTTGCTAGGCAGCTGAAACAACATATACCATGCAAAATATTATTATGTTTAGTAAATTGTACCAACCTTTCATCTTGACTATTCATTTGTCCCTGAACAGATATATTTCTCCCTTGGCCAATACCATATGCTTTCCACATAGTTATTTGCATATTTTCCTGAAACTCTATATTGGATATTTTGGAGATTCCTTTAATAAGACCAGTTGCTCTATGATCATCCAAAGTATTTGTGATTTCCACATGAGCTGCTTGGCATCCAGAAACTCCCCCATAGTCATCTATTGCAGACTTCATATCTGAAGCACAAACTacattttttccatttgaaacGCACTGTCTGATTTTCCCTCGCATGTGTGCAATTTTGGCATCACAGTATGACTTTCCGCTTTGGGCTTCGCTGAAGtcatatctttttatataaactcctacaaaaaaaaaactatttagaaAACTATACATCAAAAGATTACTTCAATTGTTTCTTAACAATCTGCTATCAGACGGTTACCTTATGCATATAAAAATCAAGCTCTGTATGTCAGACCAGTACGAAGTAACGGTCAATGTTCCAATCTGATCATCATGCTCTAGTccttaatatttagtttttattatcaTGTTCTACTCCTATCCATCCATAAATTGTTTGTGTGCAAtaaagtatttttagataagAAAATCAAGTAAGAAAATCAGGTAACATTTGATACATACTTATCAATGGTAAATTCTTAACCTACATACAACATACCTGTCCTTTCACTAATAAAAGGAATGGAGAACCAAAGGTTACCACAATGGTAACAGCCAGCATTGTCACTGCGTAAGAAGACAGTTTTGATATTTGGCAACTGGCTCTTGATGGTCTGCAAAGTATGCTCCAAAAGTGCAGACACAGTATACCAGTCCTGTTTGGTTGCTTCTACACAATGTGCAAAAGTTCTGTGCTGAAATAGAaaagacatttttaaaagatgtttgctagtcatgttttgtaatttttgtcaGACTTTAGGAATCctcaggttttatccatttgaCTGTCATAAATATTTTTGGATGCTTACCCCTAATTTATCATAAATCTTTTACTTGTTCAATTATAAGCCATTTTTATAACCTTACAAAATCTTTTCAATAGTTATTTAGAAATGAAACtggtaaaaaaatcaagaaataacGTTTTTCCTGCCAAATATCTTTGGTAAATATCTCATTgacctatgattttttttatcttttgcatCCAGATATCTTTTGACAGAAGCATTGAGTACAGTGTTTGacttattttatagatacatatCTTAAACCAAATTGTGTACAATTTGCATTACCCCTTCTTTGTAATGAAACTTTTTGAGAATCTCAATCATATTATGCCAGTGTGCACCTCCTATTTTGTACTTGATCAAATTGATTTTTGGGGTTCCCAATACCAAAACATGAAATTTGCAAGGATCAGGGGTATAATTGTGTGAGCTCTGATCACAGtagtttttatttacttttatttcatttatttaaaaaaaaaaaagtttttcttttGTGTAGGGTGCTGGTGGGGGAGTGGGTTGGTAGATATACccaaaaacacttttttttataaaaaaaaataataatacaaaccTTCAACTCTTCATTCTCTGACTTATAAATACAAACAGAGACATGCCAGTTGACACCTTTCTGTCCAAACCAGTCACTTTGTTTTTCCCTAAAAGACATGGGTAAGAATTTCATGGCCCAGTCCATGACAATGACTGCTTGTTCTGGTGAAAGGCTCTTCAAAAGATCACTGCGGCCTTTGTCTTGGTTGATGGTTCTTACAATGTGTCTTTTCCAATCTGTTATTCTTTCACAGGCTGATTCAATGTCACCATATATGTCAGATAGTAAATCTGGTGGAAGTTCATCTGCAATAGTTAAAAAACATTTCAGTTTAGTTTACTTtcttattacaataattttattaaaatctatATAAACTGACACTGTTGTTGATGCACTGAGTTACAGATTAATTACTGATGACAAACCACCACTTCAAAACTGTCAAATTGGTGTcgaaactataatttggcattacaattagaaagatcatatcatagtgaacatgtgtactaagtttaaagttgttTGGACtaaaacttaatcaaaaactaccttgaccaaaaactttaacccgacACAGGTCTCTCAttgtctatgttcagtggaccgtgaaattggtgtcaaatctataatttggcattacaattagaaagatcatatcatagggaacaagtgcACTGAGTTTCAatttaattggacttcaacttcatcaaaactaacttgactaaaaactttaacctgacagtggacagacagacagacaaacgaacagacccacagac
This sequence is a window from Mytilus edulis chromosome 1, xbMytEdul2.2, whole genome shotgun sequence. Protein-coding genes within it:
- the LOC139488475 gene encoding uncharacterized protein, which codes for MDQKHQQLCSDHIHDTSCDRCDLFTNTVLEVKSQIRNLGDELPPDLLSDIYGDIESACERITDWKRHIVRTINQDKGRSDLLKSLSPEQAVIVMDWAMKFLPMSFREKQSDWFGQKGVNWHVSVCIYKSENEELKHRTFAHCVEATKQDWYTVSALLEHTLQTIKSQLPNIKTVFLRSDNAGCYHCGNLWFSIPFISERTGVYIKRYDFSEAQSGKSYCDAKIAHMRGKIRQCVSNGKNVVCASDMKSAIDDYGGVSGCQAAHVEITNTLDDHRATGLIKGISKISNIEFQENMQITMWKAYGIGQGRNISVQGQMNSQDERSLKVLADFKPPMKVEGSIKQSSAGDGFSCQEGCVQTFTSFMDMHMHCLIGDHNYDLQQMSTYDKIKLRWYDACINLSEILNFNRTDASQPNISQDIAKEQQGWALKKERKHVRFSDKVKLYLKSIFEDGEKSGNKMNAGTVARNMRVALENGTKKFCNSEYLNASQITSYFSRLTAEKKMPSKSSEDIDSAVALIERFEAIEEITALI